In Aggregicoccus sp. 17bor-14, the following are encoded in one genomic region:
- a CDS encoding Imm21 family immunity protein — MQSSIGNSGQRQWVSSAGGPLVLLPSSLSSSWTGARQRGVAASDDYAVACRVSGYVGVISKDGTDVLVLGDEPLRTTALASDVLTGFVRWVAAESSTAVEAAIHDLRPEQLGPALEMHRFSVQEPIWNLADAGVDGRHISERGAIRVALDPGIYDVSVHEYFPSRAVRLLVIVLRRQ, encoded by the coding sequence ATGCAGAGCTCAATCGGAAATAGTGGGCAGCGCCAGTGGGTTTCTTCGGCTGGCGGCCCTCTGGTCTTACTCCCAAGCTCGCTCTCCTCTTCGTGGACCGGTGCGAGGCAGCGTGGTGTTGCAGCTTCTGATGATTACGCCGTCGCCTGTCGTGTCTCGGGGTATGTCGGTGTTATTTCGAAGGATGGCACAGATGTGTTGGTGCTGGGGGACGAGCCGCTGCGCACGACGGCGCTCGCTTCGGATGTTCTGACGGGCTTTGTTAGGTGGGTGGCGGCCGAATCAAGCACTGCCGTGGAGGCGGCGATTCACGATCTCCGACCTGAGCAATTGGGCCCAGCTCTAGAAATGCATCGGTTCTCGGTCCAGGAACCAATCTGGAATTTGGCGGATGCTGGAGTGGATGGGAGGCACATCTCTGAGCGTGGCGCCATTCGCGTTGCGTTAGATCCGGGCATCTACGACGTTTCCGTGCACGAATACTTTCCGTCTCGAGCCGTCAGGCTGCTCGTGATTGTGTTGCGGCGCCAGTGA
- a CDS encoding recombinase family protein translates to MSGTKRAALYLRVSTDRQATGNQSVDLHQLAAARGFTPVVYEETESAAKARPVFERMLADVRAGRIQAVLVWALDRLHRSMPGAINTVLELDHLGVPVMSVREPRLDTTGPVRSLLVAIFGWVAEQERTRLIERTRAGLARARAQGKRLGRPRASQFSLASAAALVTSQGWSIRKAAAEWKVGASTLGEYLRAGCTENPTLGGTSRTT, encoded by the coding sequence TTGAGTGGCACCAAGCGCGCTGCCCTCTACTTGCGGGTGAGCACGGACCGGCAGGCGACGGGCAACCAGTCTGTGGATCTCCATCAACTCGCCGCCGCCCGAGGCTTCACACCTGTGGTCTATGAGGAGACCGAGAGCGCTGCCAAGGCCCGCCCCGTCTTCGAACGCATGCTGGCGGACGTCCGAGCGGGTCGCATCCAAGCCGTGCTTGTGTGGGCGCTCGACCGCCTGCACCGCTCCATGCCGGGCGCCATCAACACCGTGCTCGAGCTAGACCACCTGGGCGTGCCGGTGATGTCCGTGCGCGAGCCCAGGCTGGACACCACAGGGCCTGTGCGCTCGCTGCTGGTGGCCATCTTCGGCTGGGTGGCGGAACAGGAGCGCACCCGCCTCATCGAACGCACGCGAGCAGGGCTGGCCCGAGCCCGCGCTCAGGGCAAGCGGCTGGGGCGTCCTCGCGCCTCGCAGTTCTCGCTCGCGAGCGCGGCGGCTCTCGTCACTTCACAGGGCTGGTCGATACGGAAGGCAGCCGCCGAATGGAAGGTCGGGGCATCCACCCTCGGTGAGTACCTACGTGCTGGGTGCACGGAAAACCCCACCCTTGGCGGCACCTCGCGGACGACGTGA